A segment of the Aureimonas sp. SA4125 genome:
CTTTTCGGCACCCAGGAACCAGATCGCCCCGTCGTCGAGCCGAACGAGGAAAGGATCGGCAAGTTTCATGCGGCTGAGGAGGGCATTGCCGTGGAAGCCGACGGCGTTCGTCCGGCCGGCACATTCGGCCTCCTCGCGCGCGTCGCCGAGGCCGAGCTCCAGAAACTCGACGCCATAGGCGTAGCCCATCCCCAACGCTTCTGCGAGTTCGGCCGTCGTGTGCCGGTTGCCGGAGCGCGCCATGCCGAGATCGGCCTCGGTCAGGAAGATGACGTCGGCATCGACCTCCGTCAGCATCGCCACCGACGCCGCATGGAATTTCAGCCGCTCGGCATTCCATGCCGCCGCACGGAAACCCCCGCGCTTCGACGCGCCCTCGGCCTGCCGCTGCTCGATCGCCCCGAAGGCGGAGACGCGGGCCGCAAGCCGATGGTGCTCGGCAATGCTGTTCTCCACCCTTTCGGCCTCGGCCAGCACCGAGGGCGAGGGCACTGCGAGTTCGGCGACGGATAGCCGGATCAGCTGGCGAAGGGGCATGTCGTTCTCTCTCAGGCTGCGGCGGCAACGCCGCGGGCATTGATCGTCGCGGCAAGACGCCGGGCGACATCCAGGCTCTCCGCCCGCTCGGTCGCGAAACGCTCGCCGATTTCCATGATCAGGGCCGTCCCCGGCAGGATGTCTATCTCGGCGAAGATGTCGTCGAACGGAATGTCGCCCCAACCGAGCGGCAGATGCAGATCGCCGATGCCGAGCGCGACGGATTCGCTCGGATGGAAGAATTCGCTCATCGTGTAGGGCAGGCCGAAATTGTCGTGGAGGTGCAGGTGCCCCGTGACTTGCGCCATGGTGCGGACCTCCTCGCGCCAGTCGAGACCGAGACGCGTTCCCTCGATATAGGCATGGCCGAAATCGATGAGGCCGACGAGGTTCGGATGAGCGACGGCGCGCACCGTCTCGGCGATCTCGGCGGGCGACTGCCGGTACTCGTCGGGCTTGACGGCAAAGATGTTCTCGAAGGCGATGCGCACGCCCCGCCCCTTGGCGATTTCCGCCATCTCGGCCAGCGCCTCGCGCTCCATGCGGTCGACGGCCTGGCGGTAGGGGGCGGTGCCGATGATGGAACTGCCGCAATGCTGCACCAGGACGGTTGCGCCGACGCGCTCGCAGAGTTCCAGCATCGCCCCTGCAACCGCCTTGTGGCGGTCGAGATTGACCGGGTCCATGAAGTTGGAAACGATTTGGCCGTGCGCGGTATAGCGCAGCGGAAACTTCGCGCAGATCTCGGCAAGCGCCTTCGCCCTCCCCTCGATCACCCGCCCGCCGGCGATGAGGTCGTGCCCGAACAGCGACAGTTCGGCGACGTCGGCGCCGAGGTCCGCGATCTGGGCCAGCGATTGTTCGAGGCGCGTCAGGTCGCCGTCGCCGGCGGTGACGTTGAAGCCGACATGCGTGATCACGGCCATTCAGGCCTCCTGTAGCTGGGTGGCAGCGGCCTGCGGCGCGGTGCGCTCGATCCGCCGGCCGGTCTCGCGGGAAAAGTAGTGAAGGTGCTCGGCCGGAAGGACGATCCCGACCGTGTCGCCGGCGGCCAGCATGGTCGGCTCGGAGAAGAGGACGGCAAAGGACAGGCCGTGGAGATCGGCATGGACGACGCGCGAGGCACCGAGCTCCTCGATGAAGTCGACGGTTGCCTCGAGGCTCTCCGGGGTCCCCGGGGCGACGAGACGCGCGAGCTCGGGCCGGATGCCGATCGCGACCTTGGCGCCGGCTTCCGGCGCGCCCTGTCCAAGCGGAAGCGAACGATGCTCGTCGATCTGGAAGCGGCCGGCCGCGACGACCTGGCCGTCGACGAGGTTCATCGGCGGTGCGCCGATGAAGCTGGCGACGAAACGGCTCGCCGGCTGGCCGTAGACTTCGGCGGGCGTGCCGACCTGCTCGATCTTCCCGGCATTCATCACCACCAGCCGGTCGGCGAGCGTCATCGCCTCGACCTGGTCATGCGTGACGAAGATCGAGGTGGCGCCGAGGCGCTTGTGCAGCCGACGGATTTCGGCGCGCATGGTCACCCGCAGCTTGGCATCGAGATTGGACAGGGGTTCGTCGAACAGGAAGACCTTCGGCTCGCGGATCATCGCTCGGCCCATGGCGACGCGCTGGCGCTGGCCGCCGGAGAGGTGCATCGGCTTGCGGTCCAGGAAATCTTCGAGGCCGACGGTTTTGGCGACGGCCAGGATGCGCGCCGCCCTTTCCACCTTGCCGACGCCGGCGACCTTCAACGCATAGCCGATGTTTTCCGCCACGCTCATATGCGGATAGAGCGCATAGTTCTGGAACACCATGGCGCAGCCGCGCTCGCGCGGTTCGAGCTTGTTGACCACCTGCCCGTCCATGGCGATCTCGCCGGCGGTAATGCTTTCGAGACCCGCGACCATGCGCAGCAGCGTGGACTTGCCGCAGCCGGATGGGCCGAGGATGACGACGAATTCGCCGGTCTTGATGTCGAGGTCGACGCCGTGGACGACGGCGGTCGCGCCGTAGCTCTTCTGGACGTTGCGGATCGCGATATCGGCCATGCGGCCTCCTCTAGTCGGTCGAAAGGGGCTTGCCGGTCGAATTACTTGTCGGTGGCGACGAGGCCGCGGACGAAGAAGCGCTGCATGGCGATCATCACGAGGAGCGGCGGCAGCATCACGAGCAGCGTCCCGGCCATCGCGATCTGCCATTCCGGCACACCCTCCTTGGCCGGGATGAGCTCCTTCAGTTCGGTCGCCGCCGTGCCGAAGCTCGGGTCCGTCGTGACGAGCAGCGGCCAGAGATACTGGTTCCAGGCCCAGACGAACATGATCGTCGCCAGCGCCGCCATGTTGGCCTTCGAGAGCGGCAACAGGATCTGGAAGAAGAACCTGACCGGGCCAGCCCCATCCATCTTCGCGGCTTCCGCGAGTTCGTCCGGCAGCGTCAGGAAGAACTGGCGATAGAGGAACGTGCCGGTGGCGGTGGCGACCAGCGGCAGCGCAAGGCCGGTATAGGAATTGAGGAGGCCCCAGTGCAGGTCGACGGTGATGCCGGAGAGCTGCGCGATCAGCCAGGTCAGGCCGGTGACGTCGAGGATCGCCTGGAAGGGCTGCAGCGCGTTTGCGGCCACCGCGTAGGTTGGCACGATGCGCACTTCGAGCGGGAGCATCAGCGTGACGAAGACGGCCCAGAAGATCAGCATCCGGCCGGGAAAGCGGAAGTAGACGATAGCGAAGGCCGCCATCGACGCCAGCGCCACCTTGCCGAAGGCGACGGTGGCGGCGAAGACGAAGCTGTTGAACAGTTTCGTGCCGAGGTCGGCGCGGACCCAGGCCGCCGCGATGTTGTCGAGGAAATGCGTGCCCGGCATGAGCGGCATCGGCACTTCGTTGACCGCGCGGATGTCGTGCGTCGCCGCGATCAGGACGATCACGAAAGGCGTCACCGCGATCAAGAGGCCGAGGAAGAGGATCGCCTGGCAGACGGCGTCGAAGACGGGGGAGCGTTCGATCATCTCGGCCTCACTTGTAGTGGATGCGCCGCTCGATGAAGCGGAACTGGACGACCGTGAGGCCCATCACGAGGATCATCAGGATGATGCTCTGGGCGGCGGCGCCGGAGTAGTCGAGGCCCTTGAAGCCGTCGAAATAGATCTTGTAGACCATGAGCTCGGTCGCCCTCGCCGGCCCGCCGCCGGTCATGATGTCGACGATGCCGAAGGAGTCCTGAAAACTCTCGGTGATATTGATCACGAGAAGGAAGAACAGCGTCGGCGTCAGCAGCGGCAGCTGGATGTCGCGCATGCGCCGGAAGGGTCCGGAGCCGTCCATGGCGGCAGCCTCCGTCAGCGCGCGCGGTATGCCCTGCAGCGCGGCCATCAGGAAGATGAAGTTGTAGCCGATGTACTTCCAGGCGAAGGCGACGATGATGGCGATCATCGCGTCCTTGCCATCGAGCGCCGGGTTCCAGAGGCCCGGCCAGACGGAGTTGATCGAGGACAGGAGGCCCGCCTGCGGCGCGAGGATGAAGCTGAAGGCAAGGCCGAGCGCCGGCGCGGCGATGGCATAGGGCCAGATCAGCACCGACTTGTAGAGGCGGTGACCGGCCAGTTCCCGGTCGGCGATCAAGGCAAGCGTCAGGGCGATACCCATTGCCAGGGCGGTCGAGCCGAAGCTGAACACCATGCTTTTGCCGATCGAGTTCCAGTAGACGGAGTCGCTCAAAAGCTGCCGGAAGTTCTGGAAGCCGACAAACGTGTTGCCCCCGCCCCAGGGCTGTTCCAGCGTGAACGCCCAGTAGAGCGCCTGTCCCGTCGGCCAGTAGAAGAAGACGAAGATCAAAAGGATCATCGGCAGGGCGAAGAGGAGCCCGGTTCCGGTCGCCGAAAATGTGACGCGTTTTTCCATTTCAGTCCCGCCCGGTGCCATGCATGTCGCTCCGGAGCCAGGGGCCCCGGAGCGTTTCGTACTTGCCGACAGGCTTACGGCAGCTGCTTGCCCTCATAGGTCTGCTCGAAGCGGCGCAGGATCGCGTTGCTGCGGGTCGCGGCTTCGTCGAGCGAGGACTGGACATCGGCATTGTTGATGAAGATCGCCTGCAGGCCGTTGGAGATTTCCTGGCGGATCTGGAGGAGACCGCCCAGGCGCTGGCCACGGGTGACGTCGGTCGGCGGCGTGAAGGTCAGGCTCTTGATGGCGAGCTCGCGTCCCTTGTACGGCGCCTTGTCATAGAAGCCCTGCGACTGCAGGTAGTCGAAGCCGGACTGGCGGACCGGGATATAGCCGGTGACCGTCGACCAGGTCAGCGCTTCCTCAGGCTTGGCGAGAAAATTGAGGAAGGCGGCGGCGGCCTTGTATTCCTCGTCCTTCTTGCCGGCGATGACCCAGAGCGAGGCGCCGCCGACGAGCGAGTTCTTGCGCTCGGTGCCCTCGTAGACGGGCAGCATGGCGACGTCCCAGTTCAGGCCTTCCTTGGCGCTGCGGCCGATGCCGCCATGGTCGCCGACCGAGGACAGGATCGTCTGGCAGTCGCCGGCGGCGAAGGCGTCGACGAAGGTCTGGCCTGTCTCCTTCGACTTCAGGACGGCGTAGCCGGCGTCGTACCAGGACTTCCAGTCGCGGACGAACTGGACCCATTTGCCCTTGTTGAAGGCCATTTCGGCGTCGAGGCCGCCATAGCCGTTGCCCTTGGTGGCGTTCGCCTCGCCGTGGACCGCGAGGAACTGCTCCTCATACTGCCAGACCTCGTCGCGCGAGATGTTGAAGCCGAGCGGGCAGGCATAGCCGGCCTCCTTCAGCGCCTTGAAGTCGGCCGCAGCCTCTTCCCACGTCGCCGGGCCATGGTCCTTGCCGATCTTGGCATAGGCGTCCTTGTTCCAGTAGAGCAGCGCCGTCGAGGAGTTGAAGGGCATCGAGTACATCTCGCCCGTAGACGTGGCGAAATAGCTCGAAATACCGGAGAAATAGTCGTTCCAGTCGACCGTGTAGCCGTTGTCGGCCATCAGCTTGTTGACCGGGTAGAAGGCGCCCGACAGCATGATGTCGAGCGTGCCGGCATCGGAGACCTGGGCGATGGCGGGCTGCTGGCCGGCGCGGAAGGCGGCGATCGTGTTCTGCAGCGAGGCGTCGTAGGTCCCCTGGCTGGTGCAGACGACCTCATAGTCGGCCTGGCTCTGGTTGAAGCGGTCACACTGCTCCTGCACGCGCTTGGAGATGTCGCCGCTGT
Coding sequences within it:
- a CDS encoding extracellular solute-binding protein encodes the protein MLTKTLCAVSAFALSATLSTAALAAPVKIDFWYGNSGDISKRVQEQCDRFNQSQADYEVVCTSQGTYDASLQNTIAAFRAGQQPAIAQVSDAGTLDIMLSGAFYPVNKLMADNGYTVDWNDYFSGISSYFATSTGEMYSMPFNSSTALLYWNKDAYAKIGKDHGPATWEEAAADFKALKEAGYACPLGFNISRDEVWQYEEQFLAVHGEANATKGNGYGGLDAEMAFNKGKWVQFVRDWKSWYDAGYAVLKSKETGQTFVDAFAAGDCQTILSSVGDHGGIGRSAKEGLNWDVAMLPVYEGTERKNSLVGGASLWVIAGKKDEEYKAAAAFLNFLAKPEEALTWSTVTGYIPVRQSGFDYLQSQGFYDKAPYKGRELAIKSLTFTPPTDVTRGQRLGGLLQIRQEISNGLQAIFINNADVQSSLDEAATRSNAILRRFEQTYEGKQLP
- a CDS encoding endonuclease/exonuclease/phosphatase family protein → MPLRQLIRLSVAELAVPSPSVLAEAERVENSIAEHHRLAARVSAFGAIEQRQAEGASKRGGFRAAAWNAERLKFHAASVAMLTEVDADVIFLTEADLGMARSGNRHTTAELAEALGMGYAYGVEFLELGLGDAREEAECAGRTNAVGFHGNALLSRMKLADPFLVRLDDGAIWFLGAEKGQRRLGWRMAIGGRIETSGGPVLVVSVHLESKTDPADRAAQVKRLLGHLETLSAGMPVVIGGDFNTKPLFCEDTGWFDDPSALEPLFSLMGEAGFEWRTANRPEITTRTRPDGDPKPPHKRLDWLFVRGLAAAHPATVAAVDAEGKAISDHDLVVADFGR
- a CDS encoding ABC transporter permease subunit, with product MIERSPVFDAVCQAILFLGLLIAVTPFVIVLIAATHDIRAVNEVPMPLMPGTHFLDNIAAAWVRADLGTKLFNSFVFAATVAFGKVALASMAAFAIVYFRFPGRMLIFWAVFVTLMLPLEVRIVPTYAVAANALQPFQAILDVTGLTWLIAQLSGITVDLHWGLLNSYTGLALPLVATATGTFLYRQFFLTLPDELAEAAKMDGAGPVRFFFQILLPLSKANMAALATIMFVWAWNQYLWPLLVTTDPSFGTAATELKELIPAKEGVPEWQIAMAGTLLVMLPPLLVMIAMQRFFVRGLVATDK
- the ugpC gene encoding sn-glycerol-3-phosphate ABC transporter ATP-binding protein UgpC; protein product: MADIAIRNVQKSYGATAVVHGVDLDIKTGEFVVILGPSGCGKSTLLRMVAGLESITAGEIAMDGQVVNKLEPRERGCAMVFQNYALYPHMSVAENIGYALKVAGVGKVERAARILAVAKTVGLEDFLDRKPMHLSGGQRQRVAMGRAMIREPKVFLFDEPLSNLDAKLRVTMRAEIRRLHKRLGATSIFVTHDQVEAMTLADRLVVMNAGKIEQVGTPAEVYGQPASRFVASFIGAPPMNLVDGQVVAAGRFQIDEHRSLPLGQGAPEAGAKVAIGIRPELARLVAPGTPESLEATVDFIEELGASRVVHADLHGLSFAVLFSEPTMLAAGDTVGIVLPAEHLHYFSRETGRRIERTAPQAAATQLQEA
- a CDS encoding sugar ABC transporter permease, with protein sequence MEKRVTFSATGTGLLFALPMILLIFVFFYWPTGQALYWAFTLEQPWGGGNTFVGFQNFRQLLSDSVYWNSIGKSMVFSFGSTALAMGIALTLALIADRELAGHRLYKSVLIWPYAIAAPALGLAFSFILAPQAGLLSSINSVWPGLWNPALDGKDAMIAIIVAFAWKYIGYNFIFLMAALQGIPRALTEAAAMDGSGPFRRMRDIQLPLLTPTLFFLLVINITESFQDSFGIVDIMTGGGPARATELMVYKIYFDGFKGLDYSGAAAQSIILMILVMGLTVVQFRFIERRIHYK
- a CDS encoding sugar phosphate isomerase/epimerase translates to MAVITHVGFNVTAGDGDLTRLEQSLAQIADLGADVAELSLFGHDLIAGGRVIEGRAKALAEICAKFPLRYTAHGQIVSNFMDPVNLDRHKAVAGAMLELCERVGATVLVQHCGSSIIGTAPYRQAVDRMEREALAEMAEIAKGRGVRIAFENIFAVKPDEYRQSPAEIAETVRAVAHPNLVGLIDFGHAYIEGTRLGLDWREEVRTMAQVTGHLHLHDNFGLPYTMSEFFHPSESVALGIGDLHLPLGWGDIPFDDIFAEIDILPGTALIMEIGERFATERAESLDVARRLAATINARGVAAAA